In Haloarcula sp. H-GB4, a single genomic region encodes these proteins:
- the arcS gene encoding archaeosine synthase subunit alpha — MTDYFEVHERDSAARVGELRLADSVTTPALVDDVDTETPGDCRHVLADAGSRWSTEQDAPDGDDSLLTVLPHRGLPAGTPDEVAEAFAVDYPDVAFPSAAVVSPDTATNHGSDAYVLAGAPGYVGHASAFVDAVTTVRETIPADTALYLPGVATPRNVATLVYAGVDLVDPDRAVIRGTEGRYLTTDEAYFLEDLDELPCACPACQQPRSEFNREDCAEHNVNALAAELRRVRRRIRDGRLRDYVEGQARQNNWLTATFRQLDQEYGYLEERTPLIRRADLSAASDDSLRRVEIQRFAERVTDRYVPRFDDRPLVLVPCSARKPYSDSQSHKQYHDAIKWRAHVVSMTSPIGVVPQELELTYPAQHYDSVVTGNWTATEIEFVSRVLERYLEGTDYPEIIAHVPGEGYRDICERVADSLDREFTYTVTDHPTTADSLGNLAAELEGWDRYPKREREHNTIRAVADYQFGEGAGDELFDDLSTQGRYPQLRADDADGEQLAALAQQYGVLSLTTAGARRWVESDVPTKTVEIEPFVPHGSVLAPGITDASDDIRVGDDVVIQGDAAFGVGRAQMSGQEMQSSTRGIAVQMRHTEEL; from the coding sequence ATGACCGACTACTTCGAGGTCCACGAGCGTGACAGCGCCGCGCGAGTGGGTGAGTTGCGCCTCGCCGACTCCGTGACGACACCGGCGCTGGTCGACGACGTGGACACTGAGACGCCGGGCGATTGCCGACACGTCCTTGCTGACGCCGGAAGCCGCTGGTCCACCGAGCAAGACGCCCCCGACGGCGACGACTCGCTACTCACTGTTTTGCCCCACCGCGGACTCCCCGCCGGCACGCCGGACGAAGTCGCCGAGGCTTTCGCCGTCGACTATCCCGATGTTGCGTTCCCAAGTGCGGCCGTTGTTTCCCCTGATACCGCGACCAACCACGGCAGCGACGCCTACGTCCTCGCTGGCGCGCCCGGCTACGTCGGGCACGCGTCGGCGTTCGTCGATGCCGTTACGACCGTCCGTGAGACAATCCCCGCGGACACCGCGCTCTACCTGCCTGGCGTTGCAACGCCGCGAAACGTTGCGACGCTCGTCTACGCCGGTGTCGACCTCGTGGACCCCGACCGCGCCGTCATCCGTGGGACCGAGGGCCGGTATCTCACGACCGACGAGGCGTACTTCCTCGAAGACCTCGATGAGTTACCGTGTGCGTGTCCAGCCTGCCAGCAGCCACGTTCGGAGTTCAACCGCGAGGACTGCGCCGAACACAACGTCAACGCGCTCGCTGCGGAACTCCGGCGGGTCCGCCGCCGGATTCGTGATGGTCGCCTCCGTGACTATGTCGAGGGACAGGCCAGACAGAACAACTGGCTCACCGCGACGTTCCGACAGCTGGATCAGGAGTACGGCTACTTGGAGGAGCGAACGCCGCTCATCCGGCGCGCTGACCTCTCGGCGGCCAGCGACGACTCGCTCCGGCGGGTCGAAATCCAGCGCTTCGCCGAGCGCGTCACCGACCGCTACGTACCACGGTTCGATGACCGCCCGCTCGTGCTGGTCCCGTGCTCGGCACGGAAACCCTACAGCGATTCCCAGAGCCACAAGCAGTACCACGACGCCATCAAGTGGCGCGCCCACGTCGTCTCGATGACATCGCCCATCGGCGTCGTGCCACAGGAACTCGAACTCACCTACCCCGCACAGCACTACGACTCCGTCGTCACGGGCAACTGGACTGCCACCGAAATCGAGTTCGTCAGTCGCGTGCTCGAACGCTATTTAGAAGGGACTGACTACCCGGAGATTATTGCCCACGTACCCGGCGAAGGCTACCGCGACATCTGCGAGCGCGTGGCTGATTCGCTGGACCGGGAGTTCACCTACACGGTTACCGACCACCCGACGACGGCAGATTCGCTGGGGAACCTCGCTGCCGAACTGGAAGGCTGGGACCGCTATCCGAAACGAGAACGCGAACACAACACTATCCGCGCCGTCGCCGACTACCAGTTTGGTGAAGGCGCGGGCGACGAACTGTTCGACGACCTCTCGACACAGGGCAGGTATCCGCAACTCCGTGCCGACGACGCCGACGGAGAACAGCTAGCGGCGCTGGCCCAGCAGTATGGCGTGCTCTCGCTGACCACCGCCGGGGCGCGTCGCTGGGTCGAGAGCGATGTTCCGACAAAAACCGTCGAGATCGAACCGTTTGTCCCCCACGGCTCGGTACTGGCGCCGGGGATCACGGACGCTAGCGACGACATCCGCGTCGGCGACGACGTGGTGATTCAGGGCGACGCGGCCTTCGGCGTCGGTCGCGCACAGATGAGCGGCCAGGAGATGCAGTCCTCGACACGAGGTATCGCCGTCCAGATGCGCCACACCGAAGAACTGTAA